The Actinomyces wuliandei genome contains the following window.
GGGCCCGTCTGGGCGTGGCCGTGCCGGAAGGCCCACACCGCGATCTCCAGCCGCGACCTCGCCCCCGTCTTGCCAAGCAGGACGGATACGTGCGTCTTGACCGTGGCCTCGGAGATCGCCAGGCGTGAGGCGATCTCCCGGTTCGAGGCGCCCTCGCACAGCAGCCGCAGAACGTCCTTCTCCCTGCAGGACAGGGCGACGCTGTCGTCCACGTCAGGCAGGGAGGCCAGTGCGTGGTCGATGAGACGTGGCGTCAGCACCGGGGTGACAACCTTCCCTCCGGAGTGCACCGCACGAACTGCGGAGAGGATCTCCTCTGGCGGTGAGCTCTTGAGCAGGACGCCGCTGGCCCCCGCCTCCAGGCTCTGCATGAGGCTGTCCTCAGAGTCCTGGGTGGCAAGGACGACGACGCGGGTCCGGGGGGAGGCCCGCAGCACCTCCTTGATCATCAAGGACTCATCCGCAGGGTCCCTGGCGCCGCCGTGGAGGGAGGTGATGAGGACATCGACGCCGTGCGCCTGGAGGAAGGCCATCAGCTGGTCTGGTGAGTGCGTCGCGGTGAGGACCTGGATGTCGGCGTCAGCCGACAGGCAGGACCTGAGGTAGGCCAGTGCCATGGGGTCGCTGTCCACGAGGGCGACCCCGATGGCCGAGGAGGAGGACTGGGAACTCATGTGTCTCCTTGTCGGGTATGCAGGCTCTCGCCACCAGCCCACGTATCAAGCCCCGGGTCTACCCGGAGGCGTGTCCTGAGGACGCGCAAGCGCTGGGCGGCCGCTCAAGCCGTGCAAAAGAACGTTACAACATAATGCTGAGTGGGGTCATACAAACAGCGGACCTGTGTGCTGAGTGGGGTCATACAAACAGCGGAGCAGCAATAGACCGACGGCTGATGCGCGGTGGGCACGATCTGGCGCATCCTCTGTGCTGGCAGCACCGGTGTGGTGCCCGGTCTTCACGCTGCCCCGGTCATGTCAAGGAGGGCCGAGCCCATGAGCACGTGGCACACCTCAGCGTCAGGCGCTGCGTCACCCCCGGTGACGGCCTACCTTGTCCAGGAGGAGGTCCAGGGGGAGCTTAGCCGTGCCATCGTGCGGCGTCTGGCCAGCAGCCGTGACGTGGTCGTCTCGGTTGACCGCGACCTGGACTCCTCCCGCATCCCCGAGGCTGACCGCCTGGTCCTGGTGGCCGAGTCCGGCCAGGAGGAGCTGCGGGAGGCCCTTGACTGCCTGTCCTTCGCCCGCTGCGTCCCCTCACTGGGGCTGGAGCTCCACCCCACCGAGCTGCGCTGTGGACCCCTGGTGGTGCCCGGTACCACCGCCTGCTACCGGTGCTACCTGTGCGGCGAGCGCCGTCACATGCGTCCCCACCGTCCTCAGGCTGCCCAGGCTGACCTGCTGCCGCGCAGGTGCGCCCAGCACGTGGTCCTGGCCGTGGGGCTGGTGGCACTGGCCCTGGACGGCGCGGACAGCCGTGGACCCTTCGCCCACGAGGGCGGTGAGCCCAGCGGCCAGGTCTGGAGCGCGGACCTTGTCGCCGGGACGACCTCCTGCTCCAGGATCGTCGGCGTGCAACGGTGTGGTACCTGCTCCAGGCGCGCCGTGAGCCGACTGAGGCGGCCTGGTCAGCCGGGTCGGCGCGGTGGCAGCCCCGTGCTTGCCGGGCTCTGGGAGGCTGTCTACCGGCAGCGGACGCTGGTCGGCACGGGCCGGGGCGCCTAGCCGTCCTTTCCCGTGCGGCTGGTCGCTCACGCTGCTGGTGCCGGTGGCGGCTGAGCCCTCCAGGTCCTGGTGCCTCCAGGTCCTGGCGCTCGCGGAGGACTGCCGGGGCTTCCCGGTGCCGGGCCCCAGTCGGGGACTACCGGGTCTGCGGGCTCAGTGCTCCTGGTGGTCCTCCCGTCTGCTCCCGGCTCCGTCCAGGTGGTCCACCAGGGTCGGGGCCAGGCCCGTGTAGGTGGCGGGGCTCAGGGCCAGCAGGCGTGCCTCGACGTCGTCGGGCAGGCCCAGGCTGCGGATGAGGCCACGCATGCCCTCGGGCGTGACCTTCCTGCCACGGGTCAGCTCCTTGAGGCGCTCGTAGGGGTCGGCCATGCCGGTGGCCCCGGCTACCGACGCCGCGCGCATCGCCTGCTGGACCGGCTCGCCCAGCACCTCCCAGGCCGTCTCCAGGTCCTCGGCCAGGCGGGAGGCGTCCACGTCCAGCCCGGCCAGGCCCCGGCGGAGGTTGTCGATGGCCAGCAGCGAGTGGCCCAGGGCCACCCCGATGTTGCGCTGGGTGGTGGAGTCGGTGAGGTCGCGCTGGAGGCGGGAGGTGACCAGGGTGGCGGCCAGGGT
Protein-coding sequences here:
- a CDS encoding LuxR C-terminal-related transcriptional regulator, whose product is MSSQSSSSAIGVALVDSDPMALAYLRSCLSADADIQVLTATHSPDQLMAFLQAHGVDVLITSLHGGARDPADESLMIKEVLRASPRTRVVVLATQDSEDSLMQSLEAGASGVLLKSSPPEEILSAVRAVHSGGKVVTPVLTPRLIDHALASLPDVDDSVALSCREKDVLRLLCEGASNREIASRLAISEATVKTHVSVLLGKTGARSRLEIAVWAFRHGHAQTGPRSSS
- a CDS encoding cyclodehydratase — protein: MSTWHTSASGAASPPVTAYLVQEEVQGELSRAIVRRLASSRDVVVSVDRDLDSSRIPEADRLVLVAESGQEELREALDCLSFARCVPSLGLELHPTELRCGPLVVPGTTACYRCYLCGERRHMRPHRPQAAQADLLPRRCAQHVVLAVGLVALALDGADSRGPFAHEGGEPSGQVWSADLVAGTTSCSRIVGVQRCGTCSRRAVSRLRRPGQPGRRGGSPVLAGLWEAVYRQRTLVGTGRGA